The stretch of DNA TGATGCTGCCAGAATCCATTTGCTTTGTGACCAGAGCTCCTAAGATGGAACTAATTCTTAAGAATATGTGCTGCATTTGAAGCAAGTTGCCAGGGGTGAAAGGTGAATGAATGCTCACTAGTCTGCTGAGCCATGTAAACCTATGTAGATGATGAATGTTTTCCTGTTGAAGTGATAAGGGTAACTGTCTGTGCCTTGCACGCAGCCTCTTTGTTTCTTGTTCACCACTGTAATAGTTGTGGCTTATTAGTATTACTAGTCCCATGGGGGTGACCTACTACTATACTGCTATTTGCAGGTAAGCTTTCTGTAGTGCAGCTAAGGTTTTCTTGTTGGTGGAAGGAAATATTTGTGCAATGGGAAATGTAGAACACAAGGCGACTTCATCCAGTTGACTTAGTATTGCATGAAGTTACGTAgaagcactttatttttttaactacttgTGACTGACTAACATCCTGTTAGAAGGGATCTgttcaaaaatgaaataaataattctcGTTAGCTTGTGTCATGAAATGTTGACTTCAAAGATTGACTCTTCAATTTAAATAGTGCATTTCTTTATCTGCTTTCTAAAACCATACAAATTGCATTTCAAGTGTAGATATTAATATTCAGTAGGTTGTGTTGTACAACTTTTTTCAGATCTAAAGAAAAGTATGTTGTACAGTAGTCGCAAAATGCACAGGTCGTGCATTAAGACACTGTGTTTAGGATGCTGATGATTTCATCTGCTCTTGTTCAACATGACTTTTAGATCAGCTGCAATGTTTACTGCATCCATGTGctgtattttaactttttttcctctgattcaTCCCTAAGACCTGTGAATCGTAGTTTGCTcatgctgtgctccagctgagAATCTTGCAGATAGGCAGCTAGCAATCTGATGTCTAAGAGCATAACACTGtttaaaaagagattatttctaaaaagtatttaacagcaactttctttaaaaataaaccagtatattaaattttaattgttCCAAATACTAAAAAATGTTCAAAGCTGTAAAACTTGGTGTTGGTTTCACTTGTAATTGTGTCTTCTGTCTACAGTTTTTGAAGAACCTGAAGATCCTAGCAGCagatcatttttttcagaaataatatcATCAATATCTGATGTAAAATTCAGTCACAGTGGTCGATACATGATGACAAGAGACTACCTTTCTGTTAAAGTGTGGGATCTCAATATGGAAAACAGGCCTGTAGAGACATATCAAGTATGGtgtttaaattttcttaaatatcccttcttttccattttcttcttcttcttcttctttatATCTAATACTGATTTAAATGTTCCAAAAAGGTTCATGAGTATCTTCGAAGCAAGCTTTGTTCCCTTTACGAGAATGACTGCATCTTTGACAAATTTGAGTGCTGCTGGAATGGTTCTGATAGGTAAGTTTTGGGCTTCATTTGGgccttgttttttattttttccctcagcaTTAGGCATTTGGTTTCAATTGTTGAAAGCCATAAGCAGTAGTTAACTTTAAGGATGTAATTAGTTACATTTCAATCAactgggttttgttattttttgggggctttttttgggggggagtgggggctggtttttggtttgtttgggtttttttgtttggtggtttttggcgtgtttttttggttttttgggtttttttcaaaaatacttcaatCTTCCACCCTCCAGCTGAAGAATTAGAATAAACTTTTGTGTGTCAGTTTGCTTCTAATATGAATTGTTGTGGAAGTTTTATATTGTAAAGACTGGCCATTTCAAGCCATGAAAATGTGACTGTTTCATTTGTGAAGTGTATAGAAGAACACGCAGTCAGTGTCTTGCAAATTGtctttccatgttttctgtAGGCTAAAGAAGATAAAACCCCATTAGATAATAACTCACACTTGTTGCAAACAGTGGAAACTTATGTCTTGCCTGAAAGTCATGGAAGCATTATAATCAGGTAGCAAAGCCACTGTATTGGCACACATGGTGTATGTTTCCTGTCACTAGCTATGGTAATATTAGCTAcctgttaaaatgttttcagaaaccaTGGATAAGATCATGGCAGATGTGGATCTTGTATCTGGATGCTTTGTATTGGCTtgccttggggggggggggattccttttttttttttctttttttttttttctttttcatatatttatatgtgaAATACCTAAAACAGTGACTTGTCTGCTACCAGATGATTGCAAGCTATTCGATGAAAAGGTATCAGTTTTGATTTTATGGTGATAGGATCAGCATGTGAAACAAGATTTGTCCTAAATCTATCGAATATTGAAGAACAAAAGACCTGCCACATGGTTTTACATGGGGACAGTGATCAGGGAAGTCTAATCTCATAAACTCTGTACAGGAGTCAGCGAAAAAGTGAAACCTACCTGCCTTGCTGTGCAGTGATAGTTGAGATTGCATGTGTACTGCTACATGCCACTTGCATGCTAATTTCTTAAGTAAACAACATGAGATAAAACTGGTAGCTCTAAATGTCAGGTTACAAGTGATCGAGGGTGCAAGTGGCTTTGAGTTATTGAGGGGAGAAATCATACTGTGTTGTCAgtttacagtaagaaaaaatcACTACCAATATTTATGGTATCTAACATAAAATGGATAAAAGAAGTGGTGTACGTTTTTCACTAActaaaatgcaaagaaactgaCCCTTATTTCTATGAGTTTTTTTCATGCAACTCCAGTCAGTGTTTtgggggccggggggagggggacagggaatgacAAGTCAAAGCCAGGTAATCTAATTTGAATGTATTCTAAGAACGTGAGTTGTCATGGCAGTTGCAGTTCTCACCTCCctttgacaaggaaaaaaatacttcactCAGTACATTTCCAAGTACAACCTGAGTGGTGTATGTTGTGGTAAGTGTCTCATTCTCCTCCTagtcattaattttttaatgccATTAAGACAATGTGTATCAGCAAATAAGATGGAGCAGGGTGAGGTGGTTGTGATTTTAACAAGCTGTGGGACTTGTGCTGTGTGGGAAATGGCTTTTCCAGTTTCAAGCAGTAGAGGTAAGTGTTcagtacagaaaataatgaatgatTTAGCCTCAatttcaagtttatttttgtaagacTTATGAACAATCTGTTCATTAGAAGTTAGATATATTATTTTCAGATGCAgattttttctctgccttgttCAAAGGCAAGTTTGATACTGCACAGAAACTCAGAATTGTTGCTGCAGGGCTGTATCAGGGGCTCCTTTGACTGATTCAAGACAATCTTTTGTAATGAATCCATTGGCGTGCTTGTGGTCAGTGGGTGCACGGGGCGAGGGAGAGCACTTCCATTTGTGATAGTCTGCTGAAATGAAGCAGTTCACCGTGGCTTCGCATCCGCTGTGACTTGTTGCTGTGGGGTAGAGCAGCAATAGGAAAACCCGCTTTGCTTGCATAAAAATGACCAAAGCCTGCTGCTGAGTGCcagtggcaggagcaggggacCAGGAGAAGACCTGGAAGAGGAAGTGGTGGTGTGGAAGCAGTGCTGAGGTCCAAACGGAATTGAGCAAAGGTATACATCGGAGAGCAGAAGAATGTAATGCCACATGTTTGTCATGAGCATGGTCTGACAGTCACCTTgtagggaagagagagaagatgGGGGTTGAATACTGTTTCTGGAAATGTAGTAAGATCTGCCTTTCTTCCGCTTTTCAACAGCGCTATCATGACTGGATCTTACAACAATTTCTTCAGAATGTTTGACCGAAACACACGACGGGATATCACTCTAGAAGCATCCAGGGAGAGCAGCAAACCTCGTGCCATCTTAAAGCCACGTAAAGTGTGTACAGGTggtaaaagaaagaaggatGAAATAAGCGTTGACAGTCTGGACTTCAACAAGAAGATTCTTCATACAGCATGGCATCCCATGGAGAACATCATTGCTGTAGCTGCCACCAATAATTTGTATATATTCCAGGACAAAATTAACTAAAGATGACTCACTTGAGGACAGAGTCGTCGTCTTACGTAGCTAAGCTCAGTTGTTTATCTGTAAAAGAGAAGGCCTTGTTGTCCTAACAGTGAAGAACATTGATGCACTTACTTCCCTTTAGGTAAAGGAGAGGATCTGGCCTGGTTTTTGAGCTCACGGTGTAGTTCTGCCTTCAGTGGGGGTAGGGAGCGTCAGTCGCAGCTTTCTGAGAGAAACCCTCTAGAGGCAGAATTGATTGAC from Falco biarmicus isolate bFalBia1 chromosome 9, bFalBia1.pri, whole genome shotgun sequence encodes:
- the PPP2R2D gene encoding serine/threonine-protein phosphatase 2A 55 kDa regulatory subunit B delta isoform isoform X5, giving the protein MDLMVEASPRRIFANAHTYHINSISVNSDHETYLSADDLRINLWHLEITDRSFNIVDIKPANMEELTEVITAAEFHPHHCNVFVYSSSKGTIRLCDMRSSALCDRHSKFFEEPEDPSSRSFFSEIISSISDVKFSHSGRYMMTRDYLSVKVWDLNMENRPVETYQVHEYLRSKLCSLYENDCIFDKFECCWNGSDSAIMTGSYNNFFRMFDRNTRRDITLEASRESSKPRAILKPRKVCTGGKRKKDEISVDSLDFNKKILHTAWHPMENIIAVAATNNLYIFQDKIN
- the PPP2R2D gene encoding serine/threonine-protein phosphatase 2A 55 kDa regulatory subunit B delta isoform isoform X4, giving the protein MLLISCCLQMVPILKPMDLMVEASPRRIFANAHTYHINSISVNSDHETYLSADDLRINLWHLEITDRSFNIVDIKPANMEELTEVITAAEFHPHHCNVFVYSSSKGTIRLCDMRSSALCDRHSKFFEEPEDPSSRSFFSEIISSISDVKFSHSGRYMMTRDYLSVKVWDLNMENRPVETYQVHEYLRSKLCSLYENDCIFDKFECCWNGSDSAIMTGSYNNFFRMFDRNTRRDITLEASRESSKPRAILKPRKVCTGGKRKKDEISVDSLDFNKKILHTAWHPMENIIAVAATNNLYIFQDKIN